The Flammeovirga yaeyamensis genome segment AGGAGTGAAAGTAACTTTCGAAAAATCTTCAATTTCAGCAGAGAACACTAACATTGTTTATGGTCAAAAAGAGAAAAAAGACTAGACTTTCTCTTAAATACCAATAGAAGACCGTTGAGTTATGATATTATTCTCAACGGTTTTTTTATTTTTGAAAAAGAATTCTAAAAAACGAAAATGCCGAATAGAAATTATCATATACCAAATTTCAAATTACTCATTAAATGGTTGAGAGAACAGTTCGATAAAAAAGCGAAGGACAGTTCTTTTGCCAAGGATATGAAAAAATGGGATTGGAGTGCTATGATCGTTTGTTTCTTAACGGCGTTTATTTTTTGGGTATTTCACTCGCTTAACGAGGACCATACTTCTACAATAGAAATTCCTGTAAACGTAAAAATTCAGGATGATAATGTGGTGGCTTTACAAGAACCACCAGACCATGTAAGTGTGAATGCCACAGGGAATGGCTGGACTTTATTAAGTAAATCGTTAGGTGTAGGTAACTCCAAGTTGAATATTAACCTGGAAGAACCTGTTGAAGTGAAGTATTTAGCAGGAAAAATTCTATTAAAAGAACTTTCTCAAGTTTTAAAGGGTTTAAAAGTTAACTACATAGTAGAAGATACTTTGGCTTTTAATTATGATACACTAACCAACAGAAAAGTAGCTGTTGAGATCGATACTAGTTCTTTTGTATTCCAAAATGGCTACAGAAGAGTTGGTCCAATTAAGGTATATCCTGATAGTGTTATTTTTAGAGGACCAAGTACAGAACTAAAACGTTTTCCAGATCATTTGATATTAAGATCTGAGGATACTGAACCTATTGCAGAAAACCTAAATGAATATATACCTGTTCGTGTTCCTGTTGAAAATGAAAACACCTTAGTATTTTCGCCTAATGATGAAGTAAAAGTATCCTTTGATGTGTATTATTTTATTTCGTCTACGGAGAAAACAAAATTATTTAGAGTTAACTTTCCAGGTGGAAAAAATTCCGATGACACATTTTTATTAGAACCCGAAGATGTGTATATTAGTTACGTTATCAGAGAGGATCTGATTAACAGTGTGGATACTATACCTGTAATTATTGATTACAAGGATATAGATTGGACTGACTCTACTGTTACACCAAAGGTGTTCATCGACAACGATTATTACGAAAACATCATACTATCACCAAATAAGTTGAAAGTACTCAAAAACAAAAATTAAAATTAATTATGCAAGTAGGCATCACAGGAGGAATTGGTGCTGGAAAAAGTTACATCTGTAGACTTTTTAAAGTCTTAGGCGTCCCTATTTATAATGCCGATAATTCCGCTAAAATGCTAATGGTGGAAGATTCTGAAATTATTGATCTTATTAAATCTAATTTTGGTGAAAAATCATACTTCCCCAACGGTATGTTAAATAGAAAATATCTGGCATCAGAAATTTTTTCAGACCAAGGTAAATTAAACCTCATGAATGAAATTGTACATCCAAGAGTTAAAAGTCATTATAATGATTGGGTGGAGATACAATTGAAGAAAAACAATTATATTATTAAAGAAGCTGCTTTAATGTTTACCAACGATCATTACAAAGAATTGGATAAAGTTATTGTAGTTAAAGCACCTTATGAGGATAGGATAAAGCGAGTTTTGGAAAGAGATAAAAGGCCAAAGCAACAGATTGAAGAAATTATTAAGAAGCAAAAACAAGAAGAAGAACTTTCCGTATTGGGGGATTATGAGATTACTAATGACGATTCGAAATTAATTATTCCTCAGGTCATTGAGCTTCACAGACAGTTTTGTGAAATGAATTCTCTAGTATCTAAAAGTTAATTAAACATCAATTTCTGTGAATAGGTAAAAAATAAAACCTATTCACAGTTAACTTCTACCTTTTTTTTAATAATTAGACTTTTTTTTAACCGAATTGATTAGTTTTGCGGGATAATCAAACAAACAAAGATTATCACTCATATGAAAAAGGTTGAATCAGCTTTAATTTCGGTTTTTTACAAAGACAATCTAGCGCCAATTGTAAAACTCCTTCAAGAGAATGGCGTAACTATCTATTCTACAGGTGGAACGCAGAGTTTTATAGAAGAACTAGGAGCCGAAGTAACGGCTGTTGAAGACTTGACGTCTTATCCTTCAATCCTTGGAGGTAGAGTAAAGACGCTTCATCCCAAAATTTTTGGTGGCATCCTTAACAGAGGAGACAACGAGCAAGATCAAGCGCAAATTGCAGAGTACGGTATCCCTAATATCGACTTGGTAATTGTTGACTTGTATCCTTTCGAAGAAACTGTTGCATCTGGTGCTGAACACCAAGCAATCGTTGAAAAAGTGGATATTGGAGGTATCTCTTTAATCCGTGCTGCTGCTAAAAATTACAAAGATACATTGATTGTGTCTTCAAGAGAGCAATACGACGAAGTAGCTTCTATTCTAAAAGAAAAGAATGGATCTACAGATCTTAAAGATCGTATGCGTTTTGCTGCAAAAGCATTTGATATTTCTTCTCATTATGATTCTAAAATCTTCGACTACTTCAACAGTGTAGTGGCTGAGGAAGAAGAAGAAATTCCTGCTTTCAAAGTATCTGAGCGTTCTTCTAAACCAATGCGTTATGGAGAAAACCCTCATCAAAATGGTAAATTCTACGGCGATCTTTCAGAAATGTTTGATCAATTACACGGTAAGGATGTTTCTTACAACAACCTTGTAGATGTAGATGCAGCTGTGAATCTAATCGATGAGTTCCCTGCAGCAGAAGGTGCAGCTTTCGCTATTCTTAAGCATACCAATGCTTGTGGTGTAGCTTTAGGTTCGGACATCAAAGATGCTTACGTTAAAGCATTAGCTTGTGATCCTGTTTCAGCATTTGGTGGCGTATTGATCGCTAACCAACCTATTACATTAGGTGCAGCTGAGGAAATCCACAAGTTATTCTGTGAGGTAGTTATCGCTCCAGGATTCGATGCAGATGCTTTAGAAGTATTAAAAGGTAAGAAAAACAGAATCTTGTTGAACAGAAAAGAGTTATCAACAGGAACTGTTCAATACAAATCTTTATTAAACGGGGTTCTTGTTCAAGATAAAGACTTGAAAACAGAAACTGCAGAAGATTTGAAAGTAGCTACAGAAAAAGCTCCATCAGATTCTCAAATCAACGCTTTATTGTTTGCGAACAAAATTTGCAAGCATACGAAATCTAACGCTATCGTTTTAGCGAAAGACGGACAATTGTTTGCAAGTGGTGTGGGGCAAACTTCAAGAGTGGATGCTTTAAACCAAGCAATTGCAAAAGCGAAGAGTTTTGGTTTTGATTTATCAGAAGCTGTAATGGCATCAGACGCTTTCTTCCCATTCCCTGACTGTGTGGAATTGGCACAAAAAGAAGGTATCGAAGCTGTCATCCAGCCAGGCGGATCGATCAAAGATCAAGAGTCGGTAGATTTTTGTAACTTAAATGGTGTGGCTATGGTAATGACAGGTGTACGTCATTTCAAACACTAGAATATAGATATTTTATATATTTGAAGCCGGTACCTTTGGGTATCGGCTTTTTTATTACTACTAACTCAAACTTTCCATAACTAATGATTATTTTAGAAAGAACCAATTCTGAAAATCCAGATTTTATATCTTTGGTAAAACTCCTTGATAAATTTCTAGCGATTACGGATGGTGAAGACCATGCTTTTTATGATCAATTCAATAAAATTGATAAGATCAAATATGTCGTAGTAGGTTATGAAGATCAAAAAGCGGTTAGTTGTGGTGCCATTAAAGCTTATAATGATAATACCATGGAAGTGAAGCGGATGTTTACACTATCAGAGGCAAGAGGAAAAGGCATTGCTACTAAAGTATTAAAAGAACTAGAACAATGGACGACTGAATTGGGTTATCAAAGATGTATTCTTGAAACAGGTATCAGACAGCATGAGGCAATTCGTTTGTATCAAAAAAACGAATACAAATTGATTCCTAACTATGGCCAATATGAAGGAGTAGAAGAAAGTAAATGTTTTGAGAAATTGATGATAACAGAAACAACATCACTTTAATTAAATCAACCAAAAATAAACACGAAATACTATGTGGAAAGAAGAAAACAATACTTTAAAGAGAACTTTCACTTTCAAAGACTTTTCGGAGGCTTTTGCTTTTATGACTAGAGTAGCATTTTTAGCAGAACAGCATCAGCATCACCCAAATTGGTCCAATGTATGGAATACAGTTGAGATTGCACTAACAACTCACGATGCTGGAAATGTGGTCACAGAAAAAGATAAGAAATTGGCGGAAGCGATAGATGCTCTACTATCGTAAATTAAATAAGCCCTCAATTTGAGCATAATCCATTAATACGACAGTCTTCTTGCCGTCAGGAGTATAATTTGGTGATGAACAAGAGAACAATTGTTCGATCATCGATTTCATTTCTGGAATTTCAAGAATCTGTCCACTTTTAATGGATGCTCTTTTTGCTAATGAACGTGCAATATTTTCATTGGCAGAAATTCTCAATTCTTCTTTATTGAATTTAAGTTGTTCAATAAGTTCCTCGATGATTTCCTGTTCGTCGTTATCCTGAATTAAAGTAGGTACACCCTTGATAAGCACTGTTTGATTATCGCCTAACTCAAAACCAAAACCTAAAGCAGAGATTTCTGCAATATATTCAGTAAAAATGGCAAAGTCAGATAGGTTTAAAACTACCTTTTTAGGGAAGAGTAATTGTTGAGAAACTCCAGTACTGTTTTCCATCTGGTTCAAGAATTTCTCATAAAGAATTCTCTCATGAGCCGCTTCTTGATCCATCAACATCAATCCAGATTTCACTTGATACATAATGTATTTGTGATGAATCTGAATAGGAATGATATTATCAGAAGGAAAGGAATCGTCTTTTGGAGTATTGGCAGCCGTTTCTGTTAGATCATTTGCTCTTGAACTAAAAGTAATGGTCGACTCACTTTCATCATTTTCAATAGAAGAAAAATCGTTTGATGATGGAGAATTGTCCATAGGTGCCCAAGAAGAGAAATCAGATGGGGCATCATCTT includes the following:
- a CDS encoding YbbR-like domain-containing protein: MPNRNYHIPNFKLLIKWLREQFDKKAKDSSFAKDMKKWDWSAMIVCFLTAFIFWVFHSLNEDHTSTIEIPVNVKIQDDNVVALQEPPDHVSVNATGNGWTLLSKSLGVGNSKLNINLEEPVEVKYLAGKILLKELSQVLKGLKVNYIVEDTLAFNYDTLTNRKVAVEIDTSSFVFQNGYRRVGPIKVYPDSVIFRGPSTELKRFPDHLILRSEDTEPIAENLNEYIPVRVPVENENTLVFSPNDEVKVSFDVYYFISSTEKTKLFRVNFPGGKNSDDTFLLEPEDVYISYVIREDLINSVDTIPVIIDYKDIDWTDSTVTPKVFIDNDYYENIILSPNKLKVLKNKN
- the coaE gene encoding dephospho-CoA kinase (Dephospho-CoA kinase (CoaE) performs the final step in coenzyme A biosynthesis.); its protein translation is MQVGITGGIGAGKSYICRLFKVLGVPIYNADNSAKMLMVEDSEIIDLIKSNFGEKSYFPNGMLNRKYLASEIFSDQGKLNLMNEIVHPRVKSHYNDWVEIQLKKNNYIIKEAALMFTNDHYKELDKVIVVKAPYEDRIKRVLERDKRPKQQIEEIIKKQKQEEELSVLGDYEITNDDSKLIIPQVIELHRQFCEMNSLVSKS
- the purH gene encoding bifunctional phosphoribosylaminoimidazolecarboxamide formyltransferase/IMP cyclohydrolase translates to MKKVESALISVFYKDNLAPIVKLLQENGVTIYSTGGTQSFIEELGAEVTAVEDLTSYPSILGGRVKTLHPKIFGGILNRGDNEQDQAQIAEYGIPNIDLVIVDLYPFEETVASGAEHQAIVEKVDIGGISLIRAAAKNYKDTLIVSSREQYDEVASILKEKNGSTDLKDRMRFAAKAFDISSHYDSKIFDYFNSVVAEEEEEIPAFKVSERSSKPMRYGENPHQNGKFYGDLSEMFDQLHGKDVSYNNLVDVDAAVNLIDEFPAAEGAAFAILKHTNACGVALGSDIKDAYVKALACDPVSAFGGVLIANQPITLGAAEEIHKLFCEVVIAPGFDADALEVLKGKKNRILLNRKELSTGTVQYKSLLNGVLVQDKDLKTETAEDLKVATEKAPSDSQINALLFANKICKHTKSNAIVLAKDGQLFASGVGQTSRVDALNQAIAKAKSFGFDLSEAVMASDAFFPFPDCVELAQKEGIEAVIQPGGSIKDQESVDFCNLNGVAMVMTGVRHFKH
- a CDS encoding GNAT family N-acetyltransferase — protein: MIILERTNSENPDFISLVKLLDKFLAITDGEDHAFYDQFNKIDKIKYVVVGYEDQKAVSCGAIKAYNDNTMEVKRMFTLSEARGKGIATKVLKELEQWTTELGYQRCILETGIRQHEAIRLYQKNEYKLIPNYGQYEGVEESKCFEKLMITETTSL
- a CDS encoding 4a-hydroxytetrahydrobiopterin dehydratase; translated protein: MWKEENNTLKRTFTFKDFSEAFAFMTRVAFLAEQHQHHPNWSNVWNTVEIALTTHDAGNVVTEKDKKLAEAIDALLS